Proteins encoded by one window of Enterococcus saccharolyticus subsp. saccharolyticus:
- a CDS encoding LysR family transcriptional regulator, giving the protein MNIRDLEYFNALAEMLSFTQVAHKFAVSQPTVSYAVKRLEEHYGCDLIVREASHRSISLTTEGEILKAHAQYILDEFVTLDRAIDHAKNNRTHIGLPPIIRSKVFSKLLDEKEIIRFISKFHLVSGGSNELLSKLLSGKIDFSLLGSVNPLVHPNLQVKLLHQQEFFIFVSKENPLAGKKEISFEEAAEYPFILLEKGYTHMRAFQNLSEKSKKKPEVPFYFSDVQTIGQLVSSNIGITLMTEFPVFQEMEGLVKIPLVPEDKEIFYIQYAYLKSAMLNQEVRKLIRILDELYWEDEG; this is encoded by the coding sequence ATGAATATACGAGATTTAGAATACTTTAACGCTTTGGCAGAGATGCTTTCTTTTACGCAAGTGGCGCATAAATTTGCGGTCAGTCAACCAACTGTCAGCTACGCTGTCAAACGCTTGGAAGAGCATTATGGCTGTGATTTGATCGTGCGAGAAGCCTCGCATCGCTCTATCTCATTGACCACTGAAGGGGAAATTTTGAAGGCTCATGCGCAATATATCTTAGATGAATTTGTGACCTTGGACCGAGCCATCGACCATGCTAAAAACAACCGGACCCACATCGGTTTGCCGCCGATCATTCGTTCCAAAGTCTTTTCAAAACTCTTAGATGAAAAAGAGATCATCCGCTTTATTTCGAAATTTCACTTGGTATCTGGGGGATCCAATGAATTGCTTTCAAAACTATTATCAGGAAAAATCGATTTTAGCTTGCTGGGTAGTGTCAATCCCCTCGTCCACCCGAATCTGCAGGTGAAATTATTGCATCAGCAAGAGTTTTTTATCTTTGTGTCAAAAGAAAACCCATTGGCAGGAAAAAAGGAAATCTCATTTGAAGAAGCTGCCGAATATCCCTTTATCCTGCTGGAAAAAGGCTATACCCACATGCGCGCCTTTCAGAATTTAAGTGAGAAATCAAAGAAGAAACCGGAAGTCCCCTTTTATTTTTCAGACGTTCAGACGATTGGTCAGTTGGTCAGTTCCAATATCGGCATTACCTTGATGACGGAATTTCCCGTATTTCAAGAAATGGAAGGCTTAGTGAAAATACCGCTAGTCCCTGAAGATAAGGAAATCTTTTATATTCAATATGCCTATTTAAAGAGTGCGATGTTGAATCAAGAGGTCCGCAAGTTGATCAGGATTTTGGATGAGCTGTATTGGGAAGATGAAGGGTGA
- a CDS encoding malolactic enzyme, with protein MNEYSKYTYWRNIMKAHEILNNPFLNKGTAFTQEERKELGLIGLLPPHVQTIEEQAEQAYLQYITKESDIEKRHFLMEIFNTNRTLFYYLFNQHIVEFNPIVYDPTIADTIENYSRLFVDPQYAAYLDINHPENIEETLKNAAGDRDIRLIVATDAEGILGIGDWGVQGVDISVGKLMIYTAAAGIDPASVLPIVIDAGTNRKELLEDHLYLGNRQERVYGDAYYQFIDQFVQTAESLFPKLYLHWEDFGRSNAATILDKYKQTIPTFNDDIQGTGIVVLGGIFGALDITGEKLTDQVYLCYGGGSAGAGIASRVHAEMVSEGLSEEEAYNHFFIVDKQGLLFDDMSDLTPAQKPFAKKRADFANAGDMTQLINVIKVAKPTILVGTSTNAGAFTKEVVEAMCENTARPVIFPISNPTKKLEATAEQVIEWSDGKAFVATGVPSGTIQYKGVDYQIGQANNALIYPGLGLGMLASEASLLTDEMIGAAAHSLSGLVDLSQPGAPVLPPFEYVADVSIKVAEAVANKAKEQGLAQVQETDMAKAVQNLKWYPTY; from the coding sequence ATGAACGAGTACTCAAAATACACCTATTGGAGGAACATAATGAAAGCACATGAAATTTTAAACAACCCATTTTTAAACAAAGGAACCGCGTTTACACAAGAAGAACGAAAAGAACTAGGATTGATCGGTTTATTGCCCCCTCACGTGCAAACGATCGAAGAACAAGCAGAACAAGCCTATTTGCAATATATCACCAAAGAATCAGACATAGAAAAACGTCACTTTTTAATGGAAATCTTTAATACCAATCGGACATTGTTCTACTATTTGTTCAACCAACATATCGTTGAATTCAATCCGATCGTCTATGATCCAACGATTGCTGATACCATTGAAAATTACAGCCGCCTATTCGTTGATCCTCAATATGCAGCGTACTTAGATATCAATCATCCAGAGAATATCGAAGAAACGTTGAAAAATGCCGCTGGCGATCGGGACATTCGCTTGATCGTAGCCACAGATGCTGAAGGGATTCTTGGGATTGGTGACTGGGGTGTCCAAGGTGTCGATATTTCTGTCGGTAAATTGATGATTTATACAGCAGCTGCTGGGATCGACCCTGCTTCTGTTTTACCAATCGTGATCGATGCTGGTACCAACCGTAAAGAATTGTTAGAGGATCATTTGTATCTAGGTAATCGGCAAGAACGTGTTTACGGTGATGCCTACTACCAATTCATCGATCAATTTGTTCAAACGGCAGAATCATTGTTCCCTAAACTTTACTTGCATTGGGAAGACTTTGGCCGTTCAAATGCTGCAACGATTTTGGACAAATACAAACAAACAATTCCAACTTTTAACGATGACATCCAAGGAACGGGAATCGTTGTACTTGGCGGTATCTTCGGTGCACTGGATATTACAGGTGAAAAATTAACGGATCAAGTCTACTTATGTTATGGCGGTGGTTCCGCTGGTGCTGGGATTGCCAGTCGAGTCCATGCGGAAATGGTAAGCGAAGGTCTTTCAGAAGAAGAAGCCTACAATCATTTCTTTATAGTTGACAAACAAGGGCTTTTGTTCGATGATATGTCCGATTTGACTCCTGCACAAAAACCATTTGCCAAAAAACGGGCTGACTTTGCCAATGCTGGCGATATGACGCAATTGATCAATGTCATTAAAGTAGCAAAACCAACGATTTTGGTCGGTACCTCAACCAATGCGGGTGCCTTTACCAAAGAAGTTGTGGAAGCAATGTGTGAAAACACTGCTCGTCCAGTGATTTTCCCTATCTCGAATCCAACCAAAAAATTAGAAGCGACGGCTGAACAAGTGATCGAATGGTCTGATGGAAAAGCCTTTGTGGCAACCGGTGTCCCTTCAGGAACGATCCAATACAAAGGAGTCGACTACCAAATCGGCCAAGCAAACAACGCCTTGATTTATCCTGGTCTAGGGTTAGGTATGTTGGCTTCAGAAGCCTCTCTCTTGACCGACGAAATGATTGGTGCCGCTGCTCACTCATTAAGTGGTTTGGTTGATTTGAGCCAACCCGGAGCACCTGTTCTTCCACCATTTGAATACGTTGCGGACGTTTCTATCAAAGTGGCTGAAGCTGTTGCCAATAAAGCCAAAGAACAAGGACTAGCCCAAGTGCAAGAAACCGATATGGCAAAAGCTGTCCAAAATCTTAAATGGTATCCAACATACTAG
- a CDS encoding 2-hydroxycarboxylate transporter family protein, with translation MNKLKTMMISGISLPLYLFFMVVIFSAIALDKLPLNMVGITILLVALGHLLYFIGEKLPIMNSYLGGGSVFTLLGATLLASFHLVPTKVIDAVSDFMGGGFGFLDFYIAALICGSILGMNRNLLVKASTKFIPVALITMVIGFFSVGLIGMLLGNGFADSVMYVSLPMMSGGMGAGITPLSQIYADGLANGNQAAIFSQLAPAVTFGNILAIIGALFIAKAFAKTKYNGHGTLINATKEELEKPKITLDAQQIGVGMLFSFSLLVVGAILSDFFPKIHEYAFMIVIVFILKALNIVPKKLEDSVVMFNNVVMTNLTHAVLAGIGLALIDLSTLASAFTWQFVVLCLTSVVSMGAASWFFGMVLGMYPVETAIGAGMINNSMGGTGNIAVLSASDRMEMIAFAQMANRLCGAIVLILGGILIRFFYS, from the coding sequence ATGAATAAATTAAAAACGATGATGATTTCGGGAATTAGTCTTCCCTTGTATCTCTTTTTCATGGTTGTCATATTCAGTGCGATTGCCTTAGACAAATTGCCATTAAACATGGTTGGGATCACCATTTTACTGGTTGCCTTAGGACACCTGCTGTATTTCATTGGGGAAAAACTCCCGATCATGAATTCTTATCTTGGCGGTGGGTCAGTTTTTACCCTGCTTGGTGCCACTCTTTTAGCCTCCTTCCATCTCGTACCCACGAAAGTCATTGACGCGGTCAGTGACTTCATGGGGGGCGGTTTTGGCTTTCTTGATTTCTATATTGCCGCTTTGATTTGCGGCTCGATTTTAGGTATGAACCGCAATTTGTTGGTGAAAGCTTCTACGAAATTCATTCCTGTTGCTTTGATCACCATGGTAATAGGCTTTTTCTCCGTCGGCCTTATCGGTATGCTGCTAGGCAATGGCTTTGCTGATTCGGTGATGTATGTGTCTCTACCAATGATGTCTGGCGGGATGGGTGCGGGAATCACCCCACTTTCACAAATTTATGCCGATGGCTTGGCAAACGGCAATCAAGCCGCTATCTTTTCTCAATTAGCTCCAGCAGTTACTTTCGGAAATATTCTTGCCATTATTGGTGCTTTATTTATCGCAAAGGCCTTTGCTAAAACCAAATACAATGGCCATGGCACCCTGATCAATGCCACGAAAGAAGAATTAGAAAAACCAAAAATAACGCTTGATGCCCAACAAATCGGGGTTGGGATGCTGTTTTCCTTCTCACTGTTGGTCGTTGGTGCAATTTTAAGCGACTTTTTCCCTAAAATTCACGAGTATGCCTTTATGATCGTGATTGTCTTTATTCTGAAAGCCTTGAACATTGTCCCTAAGAAACTCGAAGATTCTGTGGTGATGTTCAACAATGTTGTAATGACGAATTTGACCCACGCGGTCTTGGCGGGGATTGGTTTGGCATTGATTGATCTGTCAACATTGGCCTCTGCCTTTACTTGGCAATTTGTCGTACTTTGCCTAACCAGTGTCGTATCTATGGGGGCTGCCAGCTGGTTCTTCGGGATGGTATTGGGGATGTATCCCGTTGAAACCGCAATTGGCGCCGGTATGATCAACAACTCCATGGGGGGAACAGGTAATATAGCTGTATTGTCTGCCTCTGATAGAATGGAAATGATTGCTTTTGCCCAAATGGCCAACCGTTTATGCGGTGCAATCGTGCTAATTTTAGGTGGAATCTTGATCCGTTTCTTTTATTCTTGA
- a CDS encoding NUDIX hydrolase, translating into MKKLTIEHIKKQLTFQTNESYLIDYFQSSVLVPLIEIDGEYHLVFEKRAATIRQGGEICFPGGKIDATDISPQVTAIRETNEELGCSQEDIEILGTLDTLIMPNGMMVYAYVGLLKTSLEELTVSSDEVEKVFTVPVAYFLETAPIAYHCQVLIHPYLIDPQTGEKEILLPVEELGLPQRYQEPWGAGQQQILFYQTEELIWGLTAKIIANFVAEIKK; encoded by the coding sequence ATGAAAAAATTAACGATTGAACATATAAAAAAGCAACTAACATTTCAAACAAATGAAAGTTATTTAATTGATTATTTTCAATCCTCTGTCTTGGTTCCGTTAATCGAAATTGATGGCGAATACCATTTGGTTTTTGAAAAACGTGCAGCAACGATTCGTCAAGGCGGTGAGATTTGTTTTCCAGGCGGTAAAATTGATGCAACGGATATTTCACCACAAGTCACTGCCATTCGCGAAACGAATGAAGAATTAGGCTGTTCACAAGAAGACATTGAAATTTTGGGAACGTTAGATACTTTAATAATGCCAAATGGAATGATGGTTTATGCGTATGTTGGTCTATTAAAGACGTCTTTGGAAGAATTGACAGTATCTTCGGATGAAGTGGAAAAAGTCTTCACAGTACCTGTAGCTTATTTTCTAGAAACGGCTCCTATAGCGTACCACTGCCAAGTGTTAATTCATCCCTATCTGATTGACCCACAAACTGGAGAGAAAGAAATTTTGCTACCTGTGGAAGAATTAGGTTTACCACAACGTTATCAAGAACCCTGGGGAGCAGGACAGCAACAAATTCTCTTTTATCAAACAGAAGAATTGATTTGGGGATTAACCGCAAAAATTATTGCTAATTTTGTAGCAGAAATCAAAAAATGA
- a CDS encoding EamA family transporter: MIERKKNTQQATTNHWFFYASLSAIFASLTAILSKIGIENVESTLGTAIRTLVILVISWGIVIVQKKHTHLKTITPRNWLFLVLSGLATGFSWLCYYKALQSGPASIVVPIDKLSIVVTVIFSTAILHETMQKKAMIGLIFLVGGTLLLLV; the protein is encoded by the coding sequence ATGATTGAACGGAAGAAAAATACACAACAAGCAACCACAAATCACTGGTTTTTTTATGCTAGTTTATCTGCTATTTTCGCTAGTTTAACAGCTATCTTAAGTAAAATTGGCATTGAAAATGTCGAGTCAACGCTTGGAACTGCTATTCGTACGCTGGTCATCTTAGTCATTTCATGGGGAATCGTGATTGTTCAGAAAAAGCATACGCATCTAAAAACAATCACTCCACGCAATTGGCTTTTTTTAGTTCTTTCAGGTTTAGCAACTGGTTTCTCGTGGTTGTGTTATTACAAGGCATTACAAAGCGGGCCCGCAAGTATCGTGGTCCCTATCGATAAATTAAGTATTGTCGTAACAGTCATTTTTAGTACCGCGATTTTACATGAAACAATGCAGAAAAAAGCAATGATTGGATTGATTTTTCTAGTTGGTGGTACTTTGCTGTTATTGGTCTAA